From a region of the Panicum virgatum strain AP13 chromosome 2K, P.virgatum_v5, whole genome shotgun sequence genome:
- the LOC120686314 gene encoding NAC domain-containing protein 45-like has protein sequence MAPADLPPGFRFHPTDEELVNYYLKRKVHGLSIELDIIPEVDLYKCEPWELAEKSFLPSRDSEWYFFGPRDRKYPNGCRTNRATQAGYWKSTGKDRRVNYQNRPIGMKKTLVYYKGRAPQGLRTNWVMHEYRIEESECENTMGIQDSYALCRVFKKNVAFGELHKQKQGECSSSQAKEKQEQFTNVRDAGQSSGSSDHGKDNSWMQFISDDLWCNKTK, from the exons atggcgccggcTGATCTCCCGCCAGGCTTTAGGTTCCATCCAACTGATGAGGAGCTTGTGAACTACTACCTCAAGAGGAAGGTCCATGGTCTCAGCATCGAGCTCGACATAATCCCTGAGGTAGACCTCTACAAATGTGAGCCCTGGGAGCTAGCAG AGAAATCATTCCTGCCTAGCAGAGACTCCGAGTGGTACTTCTTTGGGCCAAGGGATAGGAAGTATCCAAATGGATGCCGCACAAACCGTGCAACCCAGGCAGGATACTGGAAATCAACAGGCAAAGATCGGCGGGTCAACTACCAGAACAGACCGATTGGCATGAAGAAGACATTGGTCTACTACAAGGGTCGAGCTCCTCAGGGTCTGAGGACCAACTGGGTGATGCATGAGTACCGCATCGAGGAAAGCGAATGCGAGAACACCATGGGGATTCAG GACTCCTATGCACTGTGTCGGGTATTCAAGAAAAATGTGGCGTTTGGAGAGCTTCATAAGCAAAAGCAAGGAGAGTGCAGCTCATCACAAGctaaagaaaaacaagaacaatttACAAACGTCAGGGATGCTGGACAGTCATCTGGTTCAAGTGACCATGGTAAAGACAACTCATGGATGCAGTTCATATCTGATGATCTATGGTGCAACAAAACAAAGTGA
- the LOC120686324 gene encoding histone H4, producing MSGRGKGGKGLGKGGAKRHRKVLRDNIQGITKPAIRRLARRGGVKRISGLIYEETRGVLKIFLENVIRDAVTYTEHARRKTVTAMDVVYALKRQGRTLYGFGG from the coding sequence atgtcggGCAGGGGCAAGGGCGGCAAGGGGCTCGGGAAGGGCGGCGCGAAGCGTCACCGGAAGGTGCTCCGCGACAATATCCAGGGCATCACGAAGCCGGCGATCCGGAggctggcgaggaggggcggagtgAAGCGCATCTCCGGGCTGATCTACGAGGAGACCCGCGGCGTGCTCAAGATCTTCCTCGAGAACGTCATCCGCGACGCCGTCACCTACACGGAGCACGCCCGCCGCAAGACCGTCACAGCCATGGACGTCGTCTACGCGCTCAAGCGCCAGGGCCGTACCCTCTACGGCTTCGGCGGCTAG
- the LOC120686306 gene encoding NAC domain-containing protein 86-like codes for MAPVGLPPGFRFHPTDEELVNYYLKRKIHGLKIELDIIPEVDLYKCEPWELADKSFLPSRDPEWYFFGPRDRKYPNGFRTNRATRAGYWKSTGKDRRVLHHHGGRPIGMKKTLVYYRGRAPQGLRTDWVMHEYRLDDKDAEDTLPIQDTYALCRVFKKNAICTEVDDLQAQCSMALLEGACQQLLTSGSQEYQTPSPDVPVGSTSRGADDDADKDESWMQFISDDAWCSSTADGTEESTSCVALAS; via the exons ATGGCGCCGGTGGGGCTCCCGCCGGGGTTCCGGTTCCACCCGACGGACGAGGAGCTGGTGAACTACTACCTGAAGCGCAAGATCCACGGGCTCAAGATCGAGCTGGACATCATCCCGGAGGTCGACCTCTACAAGTGCGAGCCATGGGAGCTCGCAG ACAAGTCGTTCCTGCCGAGCCGCGACCCCGAGTGGTACTTCTTCGGGCCGCGGGACCGCAAGTACCCCAACGGGTTCCGCACGAACCGCGCGACGCGGGCCGGGTACTGGAAGTCCACGGGCAAGGACCGCCGCGTGCTCCACCACCACGGCGGCCGCCCCATCGGCATGAAGAAGACGCTCGTCTACtaccgcggccgcgcgccgcagGGGTTGCGCACCGACTGGGTCATGCACGAGTACCGCCTCGACGACAAGGACGCCGAGGACACGCTGCCCATCCAG GACACCTATGCGCTATGCCGGGTCTTCAAGAAGAACGCGATCTGCACCGAGGTGGATGACCTGCAGGCGCAGTGCAGCATGGCGCTGCTGGAGGGCGCCTGCCAGCAGCTGCTCACCAGTGGCAGCCAGGAGTACCAGACGCCGTCGCCAGACGTGCCCGTCGGCTCCACATCCCGTGGCGCCGACGATGACGCGGACAAGGACGAATCCTGGATGCAGTTCATCTCCGACGACGCTTGGTGCTCCAGCACGGCCGACGGCACCGAGGAGAGCACATCCTGTGTGGCCCTGGCGAGCTGA